A single genomic interval of Clostridiales bacterium harbors:
- a CDS encoding baseplate J/gp47 family protein, producing MYEAKTYESILSQMINAVNTSNPNIDTREGSIIYTALAPAAVELANMYIELDNVLNESFADTQTRDFLIRRASERGVVVKNATPAIRKGEFTPSTLDIPIGSRFSLNMLNYKVIEKVSNEVYKLECESAGIDGNNETGALIPIDYIDGLETATLTDVLIPGEDEEDTESLRQRYLDSLNSPAFGGNVSDYKNKTKALQGVGGVKVYPTWNGGGTVKLVIINSSYESPSSTFVDEIQTAIDPASNQGEGIGLAPIGHVVTVQGVGETTVDISTTITLRDTWVWEDILPYLQNKIDEYFLELAKTWENESALVVRISQIESRLLELEGVLDIENTKINNESSNLVLNANNIPVRGEITNVSQGTD from the coding sequence ATGTATGAGGCTAAAACATATGAAAGTATATTAAGCCAAATGATTAATGCTGTTAATACTTCTAATCCCAATATAGATACAAGAGAAGGCTCTATTATATATACGGCATTAGCACCAGCAGCGGTTGAATTAGCTAATATGTATATAGAGTTAGACAATGTTTTAAATGAAAGTTTTGCAGATACACAAACTAGAGATTTTTTGATAAGAAGAGCATCAGAGAGAGGAGTTGTTGTAAAAAATGCAACACCTGCAATAAGAAAGGGTGAGTTTACGCCAAGTACACTTGATATTCCTATAGGATCTAGATTTTCGCTAAATATGCTAAATTATAAAGTGATAGAAAAAGTGTCAAATGAAGTGTATAAGTTGGAGTGTGAAAGTGCTGGAATTGATGGGAATAATGAAACAGGAGCATTAATACCAATAGATTATATAGACGGATTAGAGACAGCTACATTGACAGATGTACTAATACCAGGTGAGGATGAAGAAGATACCGAAAGTTTAAGACAACGTTATTTAGATTCGCTAAATTCTCCTGCTTTTGGAGGAAATGTATCAGACTATAAAAATAAAACAAAAGCATTGCAAGGAGTAGGAGGAGTTAAAGTATATCCTACTTGGAACGGCGGAGGAACTGTAAAGCTTGTTATAATTAATTCTTCATACGAGTCACCATCTAGTACATTTGTTGATGAAATCCAAACAGCAATAGACCCTGCCTCTAATCAAGGAGAAGGTATTGGACTTGCACCAATAGGACATGTTGTCACAGTACAAGGAGTAGGAGAAACAACAGTTGATATATCAACAACAATTACATTAAGAGATACATGGGTATGGGAAGATATATTGCCATATTTGCAAAATAAAATTGATGAATATTTTTTGGAGCTAGCAAAAACTTGGGAAAATGAAAGTGCATTGGTTGTTAGAATTAGCCAAATAGAATCAAGACTTTTAGAATTAGAAGGAGTTTTAGATATTGAGAATACTAAAATTAATAATGAATCTAGTAATTTGGTTCTTAATGCAAATAACATTCCTGTAAGGGGTGAGATAACTAATGTATCACAAGGAACTGATTAA
- a CDS encoding DUF2313 domain-containing protein, whose product MYHKELIKYIPYMLQDIREYKAILEDGEQEKIDILWQNLEDTLNNQFVESANEAGVRRYEKILNISPKTTATLEERKFTIKSRLNEELPFTLNMLKEKLKMLCGDDGYIVVLIPEEYRLVVGLGLVAMNNYYDIEKLLKKMVPANIVIEISEIYNRHSGLHGFTYEELEEYTNNQLRNEVF is encoded by the coding sequence ATGTATCACAAGGAACTGATTAAATATATTCCATATATGTTGCAAGATATTAGAGAATATAAAGCAATACTAGAAGATGGAGAACAAGAAAAAATTGATATATTGTGGCAGAACTTAGAAGATACGCTAAATAATCAGTTTGTTGAATCTGCAAATGAAGCGGGTGTTAGAAGATATGAAAAGATATTAAATATATCTCCTAAAACAACGGCTACACTTGAAGAAAGAAAATTTACGATTAAGTCTAGGTTGAATGAAGAATTACCGTTCACGTTAAATATGTTAAAAGAAAAACTAAAAATGCTTTGTGGAGATGATGGATATATTGTAGTATTAATTCCAGAAGAGTATAGATTAGTTGTTGGATTAGGGCTTGTTGCAATGAACAATTATTATGATATAGAAAAATTATTAAAAAAAATGGTTCCAGCAAATATAGTGATAGAAATAAGTGAGATATATAATAGACATTCAGGCTTACATGGATTTACTTATGAAGAGCTAGAAGAGTAC